The Streptococcus oralis DNA window GCCTTCTGTCCGTCGAAAGTTTATAGACATTGAACTGGGACAAATTAAACCAATCTACTTGTCAGACTTGTCAAACTACAACCATATACTCAAGCAAAGAAATACTTATCTAAAATCCAGCCAGAAGATTGATGAAACATTTTTGTCAGTCTTAGATGATCAGTTAATAGAGTATGGTTGTCGCGTTATAAAGCATCGGATAAAATTCATTAAAGACTTAGAGAAATTTGGCCAAAAAAAACACTTAGAAATTTCAAATAAATTAGAAGAGTTGTCAATATATTATCAATCATCTGTCAACTTCACTGATGAAGAACAGCTAACAAGTTCTTTTAAAATGGCTTTGGATAAAAGCAGATCCAGAGACTTATTTAAAAAGAATACTGGAGTTGGCCCTCATCGAGATGATATTACCTTTTACATCAATGGTATGGACGCTAGTTTTGGAAGCCAAGGTCAACATCGTAGCCTTGTTCTTTCTATCAAACTGGCAGAAATTGAGCTAATGGAAAGTATTACCAACGAGTCTCCTATACTATTGCTTGATGATGTTATGAGCGAACTTGACAATACACGGCAACTAAAATTACTAGAAACCATTTCTCAATCTATCCAAACCTTTATCACAACAACAAGTTTAGACCACTTGCAAAATTTGCCAGAAAATCTTAGTATCTTCAATATCCAAAGCGGTAAAATTTCTGTAAATCAAAATTGACAACTTTGTAAATAAAAAGAACTCCTGAAATTCAGGAGTTCTTTTTAGTACTTACATGGAGTAGTTTGGCGCCTCATTAGTGATTTGTACATCATGAGGATGGCTTTCTTTTAGACCAGCCCCAGACATTTCAATAAATTGAGCATTATCATGTAATTCTTTAAGGTTAACTGCACCACAGTAACCCATACCAGAGCGAATACCACCAATCATTTGGAAGACAATATCAGCTGCTGCTCCTTTATAGGCAACACGGCCTTCAATTCCTTCTGGAACGAGTTTGTTTGCTTCATTGACAGAACCTTGGAAGTAACGGTCACTTGAACCTTTCTTCATTGCAGCGATTGATCCCATACCACGGTAAGTCTTAAACTTACGTCCTTGGAAGATTTCCGTTTCACCTGGTGCTTCGTCTGTTCCAGCAAACATTGATCCAAGCATAACTGCATTCCCACCTGCAGCAAGGGCTTTTACAATATCTCCAGAGTACTTGATTCCACCATCAGCAATGATTGTTTTACCATATTCACGCGCAACTGCTGCTGCATCATAGATCGCTGTCACTTGTGGAACACCAACCCCTGCAATCACACGAGTGGTACAAATAGAACCTGGTCCGATACCGACTTTGACAACATCTACACCTGCATCATAAAGAGCACGCGCACCTTCAGCAGTAGCAATATTACCCGCAATCAAAGTGCGGTCTGGGAAGTGAGCACGAATTTCAGCAATTTTACGTAGAACACCTGCAGAATGACCATGTGCAGTATCAATAACAATTGCATCCGCTCCTGCTTCAAAAAGGGCTTCGGCACGTTCAAATGTATCTGAAGTAACACCTACCGCACCGGCAACTAGAAGACGACCAAACTCATCTTTAGCAGCATTTGGAAACTCAATCACTTTTTCAATATCTTTAATAGTAATCAAGCCAGAAAGACGACCTTCTTCATCAACCAAAGGAAGTTTTTCAATACGGTGTTCTTGAAGAATGCTTTCAGCTGTTGCAAGGTCTGTACCAACAGGAGCAGTAACAAGATTTTCACTGGTCATGTGGTTTGAGATTGGCTGATTGTAATCTGAAATAAAGCGAAGATCTCGGTTTGTTAGAATACCAACCAATTTACGATTTTCAAGTGTCTCCACAACTGGAACACCACTGATACGGTAACGTCCCATCAGTTCATCTGCTTCAGCAATTGTGTGTTCTGGAGTCAAGAAGAATGGATCAATAATAACACCATTTTCAGAACGTTTTACCTTACGAACTTCATCTGCCTGTTGCGCAATAGACATATTTTTATGGATTACTCCAAGACCACCTGCACGAGCAATGGCAATAGCCATTTGACTTTCTGTGACTGTATCCATGGCGGCTGTTATAATTGGGATATTTAAAGTCAGATTATCTGCCAATTTTGTTGTTAAATCTGCGTCATTAGGCAACACATGACTTTCTGCTGGAATGAGCAATACATCATCAAAGGTAAAACCTTTTTTTAAAAATTTATTATCCCAATTAGACATTAAAGTTTCCTCTTTTCTTTCTTTTTGAGCTTGACTCTTTTTGTATTGTATCTATCATACCATTCTATGAAAATTTGTCAATTATATTTATGGTAGAAATCATAAAAAAACTATCCCTGTGATCCTATGGAAGAGATAGCTTTATGATTCATATTTTATCTATTATTTAAAATAATTTAGTCCCATTGCTCCTTTAACCTCAGATAGGGTTTGACCTGCAACTTCACGCGCTTTCTCACTACCTTTTTGAAGCATATTGTACACTTCTCCCATATCCTTAGCAAATTCGATACGGCGCTCACGAATAGGACCAAGTTCGCGTTCTAATATTTCAAGTAGATAACGTTTCGTCTTTACATCACCAAGACCACCACGTTGATAATGTTCTTTCATATCTGCAATGTCTTGAGCATCTTCTGGACGACCAAATACATCTAGATAATGGAAAACCATATTTCCTTCAATCTTACCTGGATCCTCAACCCGAATATGGTCTGGATCAGTATACATGCTCATGACTTTTTTACGCAACGTATCCACATCATCAGCTAGATAAATACCATTATTAAGGGATTTAGACATTTTAGCATTTCCATCTAAACCTGGCAAACGCCCTGCCCTCTCATTTTCTGGATAAATACCTTCTGGCTCCACCAAGACCTCACAATTATAAGCATGATTAAAGGAACGAACAATCTCACGAGTTTGCTCAATCATTGGTTTCTGATCTGTCCCAACAGGAACATAATTAGCCTTGAAGGCAGTAATATCTGCTGCTTGCGCAATCGGATAAACTAAAAATCCTGTCGGAATACTTTCTCCAAACCCTTTCTGAGCGATCTCTGTTTTCACTGTAGGATTGCGCTCTAAACGTGCTAGTGACACCAAATTCATATAGTACATAGACAGTTCAGCTAACTCTGGAATCTGACTTTGAATAAAGATAGTTGATTTACTTGGATCTAATCCAACTGCTAGGTAATCTAAGGCAACATTCCCAATAGATTCTACAATCGTTTGAGGGTCTTTGGCGTGATCTGTCAATGCTTGTTGGTCCGCCAAAAAAACAAACATCTCATACTTGTCTTCTTCCTGCAGTAATACTCTATTTTTAAGACTCCCAACATAATGTCCAATATGCAGTTTTCCTGTTGGGCGATCTCCTGTTAAAATAATGGGTTTCGTCATTTTTTTCTCCTTCGAAATGGTCTCTTCAATTATAGCATTTTTTTGTTAAAATAACAGAAAATTATTTAAATCAAACAACTAACTCATTGTAAATAAACCTGTAAACTTAATTGACACAAAATTGACAAACAAAAATTTGAATATTTCTCTCTTTTCTAGTAGAATAAATATATTACATATTATAGGAGAAAAACATTGCTTACAGTATCTGATGTTTCACTACGTTTTAGTGATCGCAAACTTTTTGATGATGTCAATATCAAATTTACAGAAGGAAATACATACGGATTAATTGGTGCTAATGGTGCTGGGAAGTCTACATTCTTAAAAATCTTAGCTGGTGATATCGAGCCAACAACTGGTCACATCTCTCTTGGTCCAGATGAACGTCTCTCTGTTCTCCGTCAAAATCATTTTGACTATGAAGACGAGCGAGTTATTGATGTCGTCATTATGGGAAATGAAAAACTTTACAACATCATGAAAGAAAAAGATGCCATTTACATGAAGGAAGATTTTTCCGATGAAGATGGTGTTCGTGCAGCTGAACTTGAAGGTGAATTTGCTGAACTTGGAGGTTGGGAAGCAGAAAGTGAAGCATCTCAATTACTTCAAAACCTAAACATTCCAGAAGAATTGCACTATCAAAACATGAGCGAATTGGCCAATGGTGAAAAAGTGAAGGTTCTCCTTGCTAAAGCACTTTTTGGCAAACCAGACGTTCTTCTCTTGGACGAGCCGACCAACGGGTTGGACATCCAATCTATTACTTGGCTAGAAGACTTCTTGATTGACTTTGATAACACCGTTATCGTTGTATCTCATGACCGCCACTTCTTAAACAAAGT harbors:
- the trpS gene encoding tryptophan--tRNA ligase, whose amino-acid sequence is MTKPIILTGDRPTGKLHIGHYVGSLKNRVLLQEEDKYEMFVFLADQQALTDHAKDPQTIVESIGNVALDYLAVGLDPSKSTIFIQSQIPELAELSMYYMNLVSLARLERNPTVKTEIAQKGFGESIPTGFLVYPIAQAADITAFKANYVPVGTDQKPMIEQTREIVRSFNHAYNCEVLVEPEGIYPENERAGRLPGLDGNAKMSKSLNNGIYLADDVDTLRKKVMSMYTDPDHIRVEDPGKIEGNMVFHYLDVFGRPEDAQDIADMKEHYQRGGLGDVKTKRYLLEILERELGPIRERRIEFAKDMGEVYNMLQKGSEKAREVAGQTLSEVKGAMGLNYFK
- the recF gene encoding DNA replication/repair protein RecF (All proteins in this family for which functions are known are DNA-binding proteins that assist the filamentation of RecA onto DNA for the initiation of recombination or recombinational repair.), with the translated sequence MWLQHLTIKTFRNYKEAKIDFNPKLNVFLGQNAQGKTNILEAIYFLALTRSHRTRTDKNLIHFDNEQLHLSGLLQKKTSSIPLEIDLTPKGRVTKVNHLKQARLSDYIGHMNVVLFAPEDLQLIKGAPSVRRKFIDIELGQIKPIYLSDLSNYNHILKQRNTYLKSSQKIDETFLSVLDDQLIEYGCRVIKHRIKFIKDLEKFGQKKHLEISNKLEELSIYYQSSVNFTDEEQLTSSFKMALDKSRSRDLFKKNTGVGPHRDDITFYINGMDASFGSQGQHRSLVLSIKLAEIELMESITNESPILLLDDVMSELDNTRQLKLLETISQSIQTFITTTSLDHLQNLPENLSIFNIQSGKISVNQN
- the guaB gene encoding IMP dehydrogenase; the protein is MSNWDNKFLKKGFTFDDVLLIPAESHVLPNDADLTTKLADNLTLNIPIITAAMDTVTESQMAIAIARAGGLGVIHKNMSIAQQADEVRKVKRSENGVIIDPFFLTPEHTIAEADELMGRYRISGVPVVETLENRKLVGILTNRDLRFISDYNQPISNHMTSENLVTAPVGTDLATAESILQEHRIEKLPLVDEEGRLSGLITIKDIEKVIEFPNAAKDEFGRLLVAGAVGVTSDTFERAEALFEAGADAIVIDTAHGHSAGVLRKIAEIRAHFPDRTLIAGNIATAEGARALYDAGVDVVKVGIGPGSICTTRVIAGVGVPQVTAIYDAAAVAREYGKTIIADGGIKYSGDIVKALAAGGNAVMLGSMFAGTDEAPGETEIFQGRKFKTYRGMGSIAAMKKGSSDRYFQGSVNEANKLVPEGIEGRVAYKGAAADIVFQMIGGIRSGMGYCGAVNLKELHDNAQFIEMSGAGLKESHPHDVQITNEAPNYSM